In a genomic window of Macaca nemestrina isolate mMacNem1 chromosome 18, mMacNem.hap1, whole genome shotgun sequence:
- the LOC105485901 gene encoding mitochondrial Rho GTPase 2 isoform X1 — protein MRRDVRILLLGEAQVGKTSLILSLVGEEFPEEVPPRAEEITIPADVTPEKVPTHIVDYSEAEQTDEELREEIHKANVVCVVYDVSEEATIEKIRTKWIPLVNGGTTRGPRVPIILVGNKSDLRSGSSMEAVLPIMSQFPEIETCVECSAKNLRNISELFYYAQKAVLHPTAPLYDPEAKQLRPACAQALTRIFRLSDQDLDQALSDEELNAFQKSCFGHPLAPQALEDVKTVVCRNVAGGVWEDRLTLDGFLFLNTLFIQRGRHETTWAILRSFGYSDALELTADYLFPPLHVPPGCSTELNHLGYQFVQRVFEKHDQDRDGALSPMELQSLFSVFPAAPWGPELLRTVRTEAGRLPLHGYLCQWTLVTYLDVRSCLGHLGYLGYPTLCDQDSQTRAITVTREKRLDQEKGQTLRSVLLCKVVGARGVGKSAFLQAFLGHGLGHQDTREQPPGYTIDTVQVNGQEKYLILCEVGTDDLATSLDAACDVACLMFDGSDPKSFAPCASVYKHHYMDGQTPCLFVSSKADLPEGGVPVGPSPAEFCRKHRLPAPVPFSCAGPAEPSTAIFTQLATMATFPHLVHAELHPSSFWLRGLLGVLGAAMAAVLSFSLYRVLVKSQ, from the exons ATGAGGCGGGACGTGCGCATCCTGTTACTGGGCGAGG CCCAGGTGGGGAAGACGTCGCTGATCCTGTCCCTGGTGGGCGAGGAGTTCCCCGAGGAG GTCCCTCCCCGCGCGGAGGAGATCACGATCCCCGCGGACGTCACCCCGGAGAAGGTGCCCACTCACATCGTGGACTACTCAG AAGCCGAGCAGACGGACGAGGAGCTGCGGGAGGAGATCCACAAG GCAAACGTGGTGTGCGTGGTGTACGACGTCTCTGAGGAGGCCACCATTGAGAAG ATTCGAACTAAGTGGATCCCACTGGTGAATGGGGGGACCACGCGGGGGCCCAG GGTGCCCATCATCCTAGTGGGCAACAAGTCAGACCTGCGGTCGGGGAGCTCCATGGAGGCCGTGCTCCCCATCATGAGCCAGTTTCCTGAGATTGAGACCTGCGTGGAG TGTTCAGCCAAGAACCTGAGGAACATCTCAGAGCTGTTCTACTATGCCCAGAAGGCTGTCCTGCACCCCACAGCCCCCCTCTATGACCCTGAGGCCAAGCAG TTGAGGCCCGCGTGCGCCCAGGCGCTGACACGCATCTTCAGGCTCTCAGATCAGGACCTGGACCAGGCGCTCAGTGACGAGGAGCTCAACGCCTTCCAG AAATCCTGCTTCGGGCACCCCCTGGCCCCGCAGGCCCTGGAGGACGTGAAGACGGTGGTGTGCAGGAACGTGGCGGGCGGCGTGTGGGAGGACCGGCTGACCCTGGATG GTTTCCTCTTCCTGAACACGCTCTTCATCCAGCGTGGCCGGCACGAGACCACATGGGCCATCCTGCGGAGCTTCGGCTACAGCGACGCACTGGAGCTGACGGCCGACTATCTCTTCCCTCC GCTCCACGTGCCCCCCGGCTGCAGCACTGAGCTCAACCACCTTGGCTACCAGTTTGTGCAGAGGGTGTTTGAGAAGCATGACCAG GACCGCGACGGCGCCCTCTCGCCCATGGAGCTGCAGAGCCTCTTCAGTGTGTTCCCAGCAGCCCCCTGGGGCCCCGAGCTCCTGCGCACAGTCCGCACAGAGGCCGGCCGGCTGCCCCTGCACGGATACCTCTGCCAGTGGAC CCTGGTGACCTACCTGGACGTCCGGAGCTGCCTCGGACACCTGGGCTACCTGGGCTACCCCACCCTCTGTGATCAGGACTCGCAGACTCGCGCCATCACAG TCACCCGTGAGAAGAGGCTGGACCAGGAGAAGGGACAGACGCTGCGAAGCGTTCTCCTATGCAAGGTGGTGGGGGCCCGTGGAGTGGGCAAATCTGCCTTCCTACAGGCCTTCCTCGGCCACGGCCTGGGG CACCAGGACACGAGGGAGCAGCCTCCCGGGTACACCATTGACACGGTGCAGGTCAACGGACAGGAGAAGTACTTGATC ctgtgtgaggtgggCACAGATGATCTGGCCACGTCGCTGGACGCCGCCTGTGATGTTGCCTGCTTGATGTTTGATGGCAGTGACCCAAAGTCCTTTGCACCTTGTGCCAGCGTCTACAAG CACCATTACATGGACGGGCAGACCCCCTGCCTCTTCGTCTCCTCCAAGGCTGATCTGCCCGAAGGTGGTGTGCCGGTTGGCCCATCGCCAGCCGAGTTTTGCCGCAAGCACCGGCTACCAGCTCCTGTGCCGTTCTCCTGTGCTGGCCCAGCCGAGCCCAGCACTGCCATCTTCACCCAGCTTGCCACCATGGCCACCTTCCC ACATTTGGTCCACGCAGAGCTGCATCCCTCTTCCTTCTGGCTCCGGGGCCTGCTGGGGGTTCTCGGGGCCGCCATGGCCGCAGTCCTCAGCTTCTCGCTCTACAGGGTCCTGGTGAAGAGCCAGTGA
- the LOC105485901 gene encoding mitochondrial Rho GTPase 2 isoform X2, translated as MRRDVRILLLGEGGEDVADPVPGGRGVPRGEAEQTDEELREEIHKANVVCVVYDVSEEATIEKIRTKWIPLVNGGTTRGPRVPIILVGNKSDLRSGSSMEAVLPIMSQFPEIETCVECSAKNLRNISELFYYAQKAVLHPTAPLYDPEAKQLRPACAQALTRIFRLSDQDLDQALSDEELNAFQKSCFGHPLAPQALEDVKTVVCRNVAGGVWEDRLTLDGFLFLNTLFIQRGRHETTWAILRSFGYSDALELTADYLFPPLHVPPGCSTELNHLGYQFVQRVFEKHDQDRDGALSPMELQSLFSVFPAAPWGPELLRTVRTEAGRLPLHGYLCQWTLVTYLDVRSCLGHLGYLGYPTLCDQDSQTRAITVTREKRLDQEKGQTLRSVLLCKVVGARGVGKSAFLQAFLGHGLGHQDTREQPPGYTIDTVQVNGQEKYLILCEVGTDDLATSLDAACDVACLMFDGSDPKSFAPCASVYKHHYMDGQTPCLFVSSKADLPEGGVPVGPSPAEFCRKHRLPAPVPFSCAGPAEPSTAIFTQLATMATFPHLVHAELHPSSFWLRGLLGVLGAAMAAVLSFSLYRVLVKSQ; from the exons ATGAGGCGGGACGTGCGCATCCTGTTACTGGGCGAGG GTGGGGAAGACGTCGCTGATCCTGTCCCTGGTGGGCGAGGAGTTCCCCGAGGAG AAGCCGAGCAGACGGACGAGGAGCTGCGGGAGGAGATCCACAAG GCAAACGTGGTGTGCGTGGTGTACGACGTCTCTGAGGAGGCCACCATTGAGAAG ATTCGAACTAAGTGGATCCCACTGGTGAATGGGGGGACCACGCGGGGGCCCAG GGTGCCCATCATCCTAGTGGGCAACAAGTCAGACCTGCGGTCGGGGAGCTCCATGGAGGCCGTGCTCCCCATCATGAGCCAGTTTCCTGAGATTGAGACCTGCGTGGAG TGTTCAGCCAAGAACCTGAGGAACATCTCAGAGCTGTTCTACTATGCCCAGAAGGCTGTCCTGCACCCCACAGCCCCCCTCTATGACCCTGAGGCCAAGCAG TTGAGGCCCGCGTGCGCCCAGGCGCTGACACGCATCTTCAGGCTCTCAGATCAGGACCTGGACCAGGCGCTCAGTGACGAGGAGCTCAACGCCTTCCAG AAATCCTGCTTCGGGCACCCCCTGGCCCCGCAGGCCCTGGAGGACGTGAAGACGGTGGTGTGCAGGAACGTGGCGGGCGGCGTGTGGGAGGACCGGCTGACCCTGGATG GTTTCCTCTTCCTGAACACGCTCTTCATCCAGCGTGGCCGGCACGAGACCACATGGGCCATCCTGCGGAGCTTCGGCTACAGCGACGCACTGGAGCTGACGGCCGACTATCTCTTCCCTCC GCTCCACGTGCCCCCCGGCTGCAGCACTGAGCTCAACCACCTTGGCTACCAGTTTGTGCAGAGGGTGTTTGAGAAGCATGACCAG GACCGCGACGGCGCCCTCTCGCCCATGGAGCTGCAGAGCCTCTTCAGTGTGTTCCCAGCAGCCCCCTGGGGCCCCGAGCTCCTGCGCACAGTCCGCACAGAGGCCGGCCGGCTGCCCCTGCACGGATACCTCTGCCAGTGGAC CCTGGTGACCTACCTGGACGTCCGGAGCTGCCTCGGACACCTGGGCTACCTGGGCTACCCCACCCTCTGTGATCAGGACTCGCAGACTCGCGCCATCACAG TCACCCGTGAGAAGAGGCTGGACCAGGAGAAGGGACAGACGCTGCGAAGCGTTCTCCTATGCAAGGTGGTGGGGGCCCGTGGAGTGGGCAAATCTGCCTTCCTACAGGCCTTCCTCGGCCACGGCCTGGGG CACCAGGACACGAGGGAGCAGCCTCCCGGGTACACCATTGACACGGTGCAGGTCAACGGACAGGAGAAGTACTTGATC ctgtgtgaggtgggCACAGATGATCTGGCCACGTCGCTGGACGCCGCCTGTGATGTTGCCTGCTTGATGTTTGATGGCAGTGACCCAAAGTCCTTTGCACCTTGTGCCAGCGTCTACAAG CACCATTACATGGACGGGCAGACCCCCTGCCTCTTCGTCTCCTCCAAGGCTGATCTGCCCGAAGGTGGTGTGCCGGTTGGCCCATCGCCAGCCGAGTTTTGCCGCAAGCACCGGCTACCAGCTCCTGTGCCGTTCTCCTGTGCTGGCCCAGCCGAGCCCAGCACTGCCATCTTCACCCAGCTTGCCACCATGGCCACCTTCCC ACATTTGGTCCACGCAGAGCTGCATCCCTCTTCCTTCTGGCTCCGGGGCCTGCTGGGGGTTCTCGGGGCCGCCATGGCCGCAGTCCTCAGCTTCTCGCTCTACAGGGTCCTGGTGAAGAGCCAGTGA
- the LOC105485901 gene encoding mitochondrial Rho GTPase 2 isoform X3, with translation MGGPRGGPVGNKSDLRSGSSMEAVLPIMSQFPEIETCVECSAKNLRNISELFYYAQKAVLHPTAPLYDPEAKQLRPACAQALTRIFRLSDQDLDQALSDEELNAFQKSCFGHPLAPQALEDVKTVVCRNVAGGVWEDRLTLDGFLFLNTLFIQRGRHETTWAILRSFGYSDALELTADYLFPPLHVPPGCSTELNHLGYQFVQRVFEKHDQDRDGALSPMELQSLFSVFPAAPWGPELLRTVRTEAGRLPLHGYLCQWTLVTYLDVRSCLGHLGYLGYPTLCDQDSQTRAITVTREKRLDQEKGQTLRSVLLCKVVGARGVGKSAFLQAFLGHGLGHQDTREQPPGYTIDTVQVNGQEKYLILCEVGTDDLATSLDAACDVACLMFDGSDPKSFAPCASVYKHHYMDGQTPCLFVSSKADLPEGGVPVGPSPAEFCRKHRLPAPVPFSCAGPAEPSTAIFTQLATMATFPHLVHAELHPSSFWLRGLLGVLGAAMAAVLSFSLYRVLVKSQ, from the exons ATGGGGGGACCACGCGGGGGCCCAG TGGGCAACAAGTCAGACCTGCGGTCGGGGAGCTCCATGGAGGCCGTGCTCCCCATCATGAGCCAGTTTCCTGAGATTGAGACCTGCGTGGAG TGTTCAGCCAAGAACCTGAGGAACATCTCAGAGCTGTTCTACTATGCCCAGAAGGCTGTCCTGCACCCCACAGCCCCCCTCTATGACCCTGAGGCCAAGCAG TTGAGGCCCGCGTGCGCCCAGGCGCTGACACGCATCTTCAGGCTCTCAGATCAGGACCTGGACCAGGCGCTCAGTGACGAGGAGCTCAACGCCTTCCAG AAATCCTGCTTCGGGCACCCCCTGGCCCCGCAGGCCCTGGAGGACGTGAAGACGGTGGTGTGCAGGAACGTGGCGGGCGGCGTGTGGGAGGACCGGCTGACCCTGGATG GTTTCCTCTTCCTGAACACGCTCTTCATCCAGCGTGGCCGGCACGAGACCACATGGGCCATCCTGCGGAGCTTCGGCTACAGCGACGCACTGGAGCTGACGGCCGACTATCTCTTCCCTCC GCTCCACGTGCCCCCCGGCTGCAGCACTGAGCTCAACCACCTTGGCTACCAGTTTGTGCAGAGGGTGTTTGAGAAGCATGACCAG GACCGCGACGGCGCCCTCTCGCCCATGGAGCTGCAGAGCCTCTTCAGTGTGTTCCCAGCAGCCCCCTGGGGCCCCGAGCTCCTGCGCACAGTCCGCACAGAGGCCGGCCGGCTGCCCCTGCACGGATACCTCTGCCAGTGGAC CCTGGTGACCTACCTGGACGTCCGGAGCTGCCTCGGACACCTGGGCTACCTGGGCTACCCCACCCTCTGTGATCAGGACTCGCAGACTCGCGCCATCACAG TCACCCGTGAGAAGAGGCTGGACCAGGAGAAGGGACAGACGCTGCGAAGCGTTCTCCTATGCAAGGTGGTGGGGGCCCGTGGAGTGGGCAAATCTGCCTTCCTACAGGCCTTCCTCGGCCACGGCCTGGGG CACCAGGACACGAGGGAGCAGCCTCCCGGGTACACCATTGACACGGTGCAGGTCAACGGACAGGAGAAGTACTTGATC ctgtgtgaggtgggCACAGATGATCTGGCCACGTCGCTGGACGCCGCCTGTGATGTTGCCTGCTTGATGTTTGATGGCAGTGACCCAAAGTCCTTTGCACCTTGTGCCAGCGTCTACAAG CACCATTACATGGACGGGCAGACCCCCTGCCTCTTCGTCTCCTCCAAGGCTGATCTGCCCGAAGGTGGTGTGCCGGTTGGCCCATCGCCAGCCGAGTTTTGCCGCAAGCACCGGCTACCAGCTCCTGTGCCGTTCTCCTGTGCTGGCCCAGCCGAGCCCAGCACTGCCATCTTCACCCAGCTTGCCACCATGGCCACCTTCCC ACATTTGGTCCACGCAGAGCTGCATCCCTCTTCCTTCTGGCTCCGGGGCCTGCTGGGGGTTCTCGGGGCCGCCATGGCCGCAGTCCTCAGCTTCTCGCTCTACAGGGTCCTGGTGAAGAGCCAGTGA
- the LOC105485901 gene encoding mitochondrial Rho GTPase 2 isoform X4, with protein sequence MEAVLPIMSQFPEIETCVECSAKNLRNISELFYYAQKAVLHPTAPLYDPEAKQLRPACAQALTRIFRLSDQDLDQALSDEELNAFQKSCFGHPLAPQALEDVKTVVCRNVAGGVWEDRLTLDGFLFLNTLFIQRGRHETTWAILRSFGYSDALELTADYLFPPLHVPPGCSTELNHLGYQFVQRVFEKHDQDRDGALSPMELQSLFSVFPAAPWGPELLRTVRTEAGRLPLHGYLCQWTLVTYLDVRSCLGHLGYLGYPTLCDQDSQTRAITVTREKRLDQEKGQTLRSVLLCKVVGARGVGKSAFLQAFLGHGLGHQDTREQPPGYTIDTVQVNGQEKYLILCEVGTDDLATSLDAACDVACLMFDGSDPKSFAPCASVYKHHYMDGQTPCLFVSSKADLPEGGVPVGPSPAEFCRKHRLPAPVPFSCAGPAEPSTAIFTQLATMATFPHLVHAELHPSSFWLRGLLGVLGAAMAAVLSFSLYRVLVKSQ encoded by the exons ATGGAGGCCGTGCTCCCCATCATGAGCCAGTTTCCTGAGATTGAGACCTGCGTGGAG TGTTCAGCCAAGAACCTGAGGAACATCTCAGAGCTGTTCTACTATGCCCAGAAGGCTGTCCTGCACCCCACAGCCCCCCTCTATGACCCTGAGGCCAAGCAG TTGAGGCCCGCGTGCGCCCAGGCGCTGACACGCATCTTCAGGCTCTCAGATCAGGACCTGGACCAGGCGCTCAGTGACGAGGAGCTCAACGCCTTCCAG AAATCCTGCTTCGGGCACCCCCTGGCCCCGCAGGCCCTGGAGGACGTGAAGACGGTGGTGTGCAGGAACGTGGCGGGCGGCGTGTGGGAGGACCGGCTGACCCTGGATG GTTTCCTCTTCCTGAACACGCTCTTCATCCAGCGTGGCCGGCACGAGACCACATGGGCCATCCTGCGGAGCTTCGGCTACAGCGACGCACTGGAGCTGACGGCCGACTATCTCTTCCCTCC GCTCCACGTGCCCCCCGGCTGCAGCACTGAGCTCAACCACCTTGGCTACCAGTTTGTGCAGAGGGTGTTTGAGAAGCATGACCAG GACCGCGACGGCGCCCTCTCGCCCATGGAGCTGCAGAGCCTCTTCAGTGTGTTCCCAGCAGCCCCCTGGGGCCCCGAGCTCCTGCGCACAGTCCGCACAGAGGCCGGCCGGCTGCCCCTGCACGGATACCTCTGCCAGTGGAC CCTGGTGACCTACCTGGACGTCCGGAGCTGCCTCGGACACCTGGGCTACCTGGGCTACCCCACCCTCTGTGATCAGGACTCGCAGACTCGCGCCATCACAG TCACCCGTGAGAAGAGGCTGGACCAGGAGAAGGGACAGACGCTGCGAAGCGTTCTCCTATGCAAGGTGGTGGGGGCCCGTGGAGTGGGCAAATCTGCCTTCCTACAGGCCTTCCTCGGCCACGGCCTGGGG CACCAGGACACGAGGGAGCAGCCTCCCGGGTACACCATTGACACGGTGCAGGTCAACGGACAGGAGAAGTACTTGATC ctgtgtgaggtgggCACAGATGATCTGGCCACGTCGCTGGACGCCGCCTGTGATGTTGCCTGCTTGATGTTTGATGGCAGTGACCCAAAGTCCTTTGCACCTTGTGCCAGCGTCTACAAG CACCATTACATGGACGGGCAGACCCCCTGCCTCTTCGTCTCCTCCAAGGCTGATCTGCCCGAAGGTGGTGTGCCGGTTGGCCCATCGCCAGCCGAGTTTTGCCGCAAGCACCGGCTACCAGCTCCTGTGCCGTTCTCCTGTGCTGGCCCAGCCGAGCCCAGCACTGCCATCTTCACCCAGCTTGCCACCATGGCCACCTTCCC ACATTTGGTCCACGCAGAGCTGCATCCCTCTTCCTTCTGGCTCCGGGGCCTGCTGGGGGTTCTCGGGGCCGCCATGGCCGCAGTCCTCAGCTTCTCGCTCTACAGGGTCCTGGTGAAGAGCCAGTGA
- the LOC105485901 gene encoding mitochondrial Rho GTPase 2 isoform X5, which produces MVRPGAHLCLGSVGRVLCLVLPLLCLGAGFLFLNTLFIQRGRHETTWAILRSFGYSDALELTADYLFPPLHVPPGCSTELNHLGYQFVQRVFEKHDQDRDGALSPMELQSLFSVFPAAPWGPELLRTVRTEAGRLPLHGYLCQWTLVTYLDVRSCLGHLGYLGYPTLCDQDSQTRAITVTREKRLDQEKGQTLRSVLLCKVVGARGVGKSAFLQAFLGHGLGHQDTREQPPGYTIDTVQVNGQEKYLILCEVGTDDLATSLDAACDVACLMFDGSDPKSFAPCASVYKHHYMDGQTPCLFVSSKADLPEGGVPVGPSPAEFCRKHRLPAPVPFSCAGPAEPSTAIFTQLATMATFPHLVHAELHPSSFWLRGLLGVLGAAMAAVLSFSLYRVLVKSQ; this is translated from the exons ATGGTGAGGCCGGGTGCCCACCTGTGCCTGGGGAGTGTGGGGAGGGTGCTGTGCCTGGTGCTCCCCCTGCTCTGTCTCGGTGCAGGTTTCCTCTTCCTGAACACGCTCTTCATCCAGCGTGGCCGGCACGAGACCACATGGGCCATCCTGCGGAGCTTCGGCTACAGCGACGCACTGGAGCTGACGGCCGACTATCTCTTCCCTCC GCTCCACGTGCCCCCCGGCTGCAGCACTGAGCTCAACCACCTTGGCTACCAGTTTGTGCAGAGGGTGTTTGAGAAGCATGACCAG GACCGCGACGGCGCCCTCTCGCCCATGGAGCTGCAGAGCCTCTTCAGTGTGTTCCCAGCAGCCCCCTGGGGCCCCGAGCTCCTGCGCACAGTCCGCACAGAGGCCGGCCGGCTGCCCCTGCACGGATACCTCTGCCAGTGGAC CCTGGTGACCTACCTGGACGTCCGGAGCTGCCTCGGACACCTGGGCTACCTGGGCTACCCCACCCTCTGTGATCAGGACTCGCAGACTCGCGCCATCACAG TCACCCGTGAGAAGAGGCTGGACCAGGAGAAGGGACAGACGCTGCGAAGCGTTCTCCTATGCAAGGTGGTGGGGGCCCGTGGAGTGGGCAAATCTGCCTTCCTACAGGCCTTCCTCGGCCACGGCCTGGGG CACCAGGACACGAGGGAGCAGCCTCCCGGGTACACCATTGACACGGTGCAGGTCAACGGACAGGAGAAGTACTTGATC ctgtgtgaggtgggCACAGATGATCTGGCCACGTCGCTGGACGCCGCCTGTGATGTTGCCTGCTTGATGTTTGATGGCAGTGACCCAAAGTCCTTTGCACCTTGTGCCAGCGTCTACAAG CACCATTACATGGACGGGCAGACCCCCTGCCTCTTCGTCTCCTCCAAGGCTGATCTGCCCGAAGGTGGTGTGCCGGTTGGCCCATCGCCAGCCGAGTTTTGCCGCAAGCACCGGCTACCAGCTCCTGTGCCGTTCTCCTGTGCTGGCCCAGCCGAGCCCAGCACTGCCATCTTCACCCAGCTTGCCACCATGGCCACCTTCCC ACATTTGGTCCACGCAGAGCTGCATCCCTCTTCCTTCTGGCTCCGGGGCCTGCTGGGGGTTCTCGGGGCCGCCATGGCCGCAGTCCTCAGCTTCTCGCTCTACAGGGTCCTGGTGAAGAGCCAGTGA